A region from the Vicia villosa cultivar HV-30 ecotype Madison, WI linkage group LG3, Vvil1.0, whole genome shotgun sequence genome encodes:
- the LOC131660183 gene encoding alkylbase DNA glycosidase-like protein mag2, with amino-acid sequence MGEETQLQPQSLTGTQIQPQSQPQLEVSVSVSSDHIINATTVVGVDGIIPVESELSNVPPHTNSPATKIPLRPRKIRKVSPDPTTSESQTEIPKPVNSGGKSNGRGNSNKAVQQQQQRERALALPRIVARSLSYEGEVEMAIRYLRTADPLLSPLIDIHQPPTFDSFHTPFLALTRSILYQQLAFKAGTSIYTRFIALCGGEAGVVPETVLALNAQQLRQIGVSGRKASYLHDLARKYQNGILSDSAIVNMDDKSLFTMLTMVNGIGSWSVHMFMIFSLHRPDVLPINDLGVRKGVQILYNLDDLPRPSQMEQLCEKWRPYRSVASWYMWRFVEAKGTPSTAVAVATGAGLQQHQMEHHQQQQQQQQQHPSQQQLMDPMNGMFNIGAACAWGQ; translated from the exons ATGGGCGAAGAAACACAACTTCAACCACAATCCCTAACCGGAACTCAAATTCAACCGCAATCTCAGCCACAACTGGAGGTTTCGGTTTCGGTTTCTTCCGATCACATCATCAACGCCACCACCGTCGTCGGAGTCGACGGTATTATCCCCGTTGAGTCCGAACTCAGCAATGTTCCTCCACACACAAACTCACCGGCAACCAAAATCCCTCTCCGTCCTCGAAAGATCCGGAAAGTTTCTCCGGACCCGACAACCTCCGAATCGCAAACGGAAATCCCTAAACCGGTCAATTCCGGTGGGAAATCGAATGGACGGGGCAACAGCAACAAAGcggttcaacaacaacaacagcgagAACGAGCCCTAGCGCTTCCGAGGATTGTTGCTAGATCGCTTTCGTATGAAGGTGAGGTTGAGATGGCGATTCGTTACCTTCGTACTGCTGATCCGCTGTTATCTCCTCTCATTGATATTCATCAACCGCCTACCTTTGATAGTTTCCATACTCCGTTTCTTGCCCTAACTCGAAGCATTCTTTATCAGCAACTCGCGTTTAAGGCTGGAACTTCGATTTATACGCGATTTATTGCTCTCTGTGGTGGTGAAGCTGGTGTTGTTCCGGAGACTGTGCTTGCTTTGAATGCTCAGCAGCTTCGTCAAATTGGGGTTTCTGGGAGGAAGGCGAGTTATCTACATGATTTGGCTAGGAAGTATCAGAATGGGATACTTTCTGATTCCGCCATTGTAAATATGGATGATAAGTCGCTTTTTACGATGCTGACTATGGTGAATGGGATTGGGTCTTGGTCTGTTCATATGTTTATGATATTCTCGCTGCATAGACCGGATGTTCTTCCGATTAATGATCTTGGTGTTCGGAAAGGGGTTCAGATTCTTTATAATCTTGATGATTTGCCTCGGCCGTCTCAGATGGAGCAGTTGTGTGAGAAGTGGAGACCTTATCGGTCGGTTGCTTCGTGGTATATGTGGAGGTTTGTTGAGGCGAAGGGAACTCCTTCGACGGCAGTGGCTGTTGCTACTGGGGCTGGATTGCAGCAGCATCAGATGGAGCATCACCAACAACAGCAACAGCAGCAGCAGCAGCATCCTTCGCAACAACAGCTTATGGATCCCATGAATGGCATGTTTAATATTGG GGCTGCCTGTGCTTGGGGACAGTGA
- the LOC131654821 gene encoding uncharacterized protein LOC131654821, which translates to MAKIICFLVFAIVVAMPLRTVMGQASLQDLMGQGDLAQTLDEAKKAIGAASGAAAGQAAFNDYFGGGDDLGGGAAGGATDEASASLADWIDDNATSAEAGSPPMPVDSPVGAPEDLPADTPEGSETDDDDDTFAPGRAPSQAPGYELKYSPFGVPTYAPDVMFESPEDGDSDIDDTKSPGGTPIESPTDAPDGAPSDDDEDMDLPDGAPSFAPEGASGLDFDDDS; encoded by the exons atggcAAAGATAATATGTTTTTTGGTATTCGCAATTGTGGTTGCGATGCCGTTGCGTACGGTTATGGGACAGGCAAGTTTGCAGGATCTTATGGGGCAGGGAGATTTGGCTCAAACTCTTGATGAGGCTAAGAAGGCTATTGGTGCTGCTTCTGGTGCAGCAGCCGGTCAAGCCGCGTTTAACGATTATTTTGGTGGTGGTGACGATCTAGGCGGGGGAGCAGCAGGCGGTGCGACAGATGAGGCCAGTGCATCTTTGGCTGATTGGATAGATGATAA CGCTACAAGCGCTGAAGCAGGTTCACCACCAATGCCAGTAGATTCGCCAGTTGGTGCACCAGAAGATTTACCAGCAGACACACCAGAAGGATCAGAaacagatgatgatgatgatacatTCGCCCCAGGCCGAGCACCAAGCCAAGCACCTGGATACGAATTGAAATATTCACCATTCGGAGTACCAACATATGCACCCGATGTTATGTTTGAGTCACCAGAAGACGGTGACAGTGACATAGACGACACAAAGTCACCGGGAGGTACTCCAATAGAGTCACCAACTGATGCACCTGACGGAGCACCATCAGATGACGACGAGGACATGGATTTACCTGATGGTGCTCCATCATTCGCACCTGAAGGAGCATCTGGActcgattttgatgatgatagttgA
- the LOC131654823 gene encoding uncharacterized protein LOC131654823, with the protein MSGIKKKQFHFRIPWLSGSSSTRSPFHQKLRSKSSSQLVYGPTQPLPTPISEPQTTIDRKMMFAVATSNPSENNIKVPAAPVTANVSNSPMQNSSMSMDNDVTNLVNRVATVNPTTLLPTDDKTVSIVTLAGDNRGATMHVAGSQSQSTRKKGSIQNIHRTNKEEDKDEAQKAYVNSNIQSMNNSFMIQGSVTGRDPGVRVILPQQPEPQPQPQPQPQPQPQPQVSRVEKLPYQPVVRRRCLRGLMVEPSDSDPENPDKPRRHGCKFSCGDVRKDKEKVIL; encoded by the coding sequence ATGTCAGGAATAAAAAAGAAGCAATTTCATTTTAGAATCCCGTGGTTATCAGGTTCTTCTTCCACGAGATCTCCGTTTCATCAAAAACTAAGATCAAAATCTTCTTCCCAATTAGTCTATGGCCCAACACAGCCTCTTCCTACACCAATTTCTGAACCTCAAACAACTATAGACAGAAAAATGATGTTTGCGGTCGCAACATCCAATCCTAGTGAAAATAACATCAAAGTACCTGCAGCACCGGTTACCGCAAACGTCTCAAACTCTCCCATGCAAAATAGTTCCATGAGTATGGACAATGATGTAACAAATCTTGTTAATAGAGTAGCTACTGTGAATCCAACAACATTGCTTCCGACTGATGATAAAACAGTTAGTATTGTAACTCTGGCAGGTGACAACAGAGGAGCAACAATGCATGTGGCAGGTTCACAATCCCAATCAACAAGGAAAAAAGGTTCAATCCAAAACATACACAGAACCAACAAGGAAGAAGATAAAGATGAAGCGCAAAAGGCATATGTTAACAGTAACATTCAAAGTATGAATAATTCATTCATGATTCAAGGTTCAGTAACTGGACGAGACCCTGGCGTTCGCGTCATTCTTCCCCAACAGCCTGAGCCTCAACCTCAGCCTCAGCCTCAGCCTCAGCCTCAGCCTCAGCCTCAGGTTAGCCGGGTTGAGAAGTTACCTTACCAACCGGTGGTTAGAAGACGATGCCTGAGAGGACTTATGGTGGAACCAAGTGATTCTGATCCTGAGAATCCTGATAAACCTCGTCGTCATGGCTGCAAATTCAGTTGCGGAGATGTTAGAAAAGATAAGGAAAAAGTGATTCTGTAA
- the LOC131654822 gene encoding protein RADIALIS-like 4, whose translation MGWTGEENRRFEDALAVFGPEDPNRWQRVANAVGGKSIQEVQMHYEILKEDLIRIERDQVPLPSYRGGGSSGVNINNTRRQLIADEQRRMRNLNIR comes from the exons ATGGGTTGGACAGGAGAAGAGAATAGACGTTTTGAGGATGCACTTGCTGTATTTGGTCCAGAAGATCCAAACCGGTGGCAACGTGTGGCTAACGCTGTTGGTGGAAAGTCAATACAAGAAGTTCAAATGCATTACGAAATCCTCAAAGAAGATCTCATTCGAATTGAACGTGATCAAGTTCCACTACCCTCTTACAGAGGAGGAGGTTCTTCTGGTGTCAATATCAACAATACCAGAAGACAACTAATTGCTGATGAACAAAG GAGAATGAGGAATCTTAATATCCGTTGA
- the LOC131660182 gene encoding uncharacterized protein LOC131660182, producing MQYEYENYDPSFPDQPVVDQYLPVWARLPSFKSKPAFIWAEDYSNTISTTHLTYEELNTSVDTISTQLLFPLQRDDTVLILCSPGLDLVKVIFGCQRAGLLTVPIVPPHPSFTNEKNYHHLIRVISQTKPKAAIAHPNYISSIHHYITSSHNNKLAQMLQTLLWISTDDLKNSNRHSNSNSYNGRKPDEVYLVQYTSGATGIPKPVLVTTGSAAHNVRTARKAYDLHPNSTIVSWLPQYHDCGLMFLLLTIVSGATCVLTSPTSFIKRPRIWLELMSKFNATCTPVPSFTLPLVVKRGGIQKGTLPINLSNLNNLILINEPIYNDSVVEFVHTFSPFGLRALSVSPSYGLAENCTFVSTAWRDHNIEAYSSFSHFPTHKKLLPVARLEEQEDMEIMVVNEETLEPVEDGVEGEIWVSSPSNCFGYLGHPSLTREVFHARIRNKVRRCFLRTGDKGIVKGEKRYLYVTGRIQDTIKLQNGEKIQPHYIETAVFNSFPKLLRGGCVAAFKVLATVVIVAEMQRVEKDVDEGILRSVCEGIKESVLKKECVEVGWVVLVKSECVPKTTSGKLQRWAAKEKLLEGKMKIMMEMRFGKDVARIKHDVAKKSEVEKKDDRVNGLGFGAETRSSLISHL from the coding sequence ATGCAATACGAGTACGAGAATTATGATCCATCCTTTCCCGACCAACCTGTGGTTGACCAATACCTCCCAGTTTGGGCCAGGTTACCTTCTTTCAAGTCGAAACCAGCTTTCATTTGGGCCGAAGATTACTCGAACACCATTTCCACTACCCACCTTACCTATGAAGAACTCAATACCTCAGTAGATACAATCTCAACTCAGCTACTATTTCCACTTCAAAGAGATGACACTGTCCTTATTCTTTGCTCTCCGGGACTCGACCTTGTTAAGGTCATTTTCGGTTGTCAAAGAGCTGGTCTTTTAACTGTCCCTATAGTCCCTCCTCACCCTTCTTTCACCAATGAAAAAAACTACCATCACCTTATTAGGGTCATCTCACAAACTAAACCAAAAGCTGCCATAGCTCACCCCAATTACATTTCATCCATTCATCACTACATCACTTCATCCCACAATAATAAACTGGCTCAGATGTTACAAACACTCCTATGGATTTCCACAGATGACCTCAAAAACAGTAACAgacattcaaattcaaattcatacAATGGTCGTAAACCGGACGAGGTTTACTTGGTTCAATACACATCAGGTGCAACTGGAATACCAAAACCGGTTCTCGTTACAACAGGTTCAGCAGCTCATAACGTTAGAACAGCAAGAAAAGCCTACGATCTTCATCCAAACAGTACTATCGTTTCGTGGCTACCTCAATACCATGATTGTGGTCTAATGTTTCTGTTACTCACAATCGTATCAGGTGCAACGTGTGTTCTCACTTCTCCAACATCGTTCATCAAACGACCGAGAATCTGGCTTGAGTTAATGTCGAAATTCAATGCTACATGCACTCCTGTTCCTTCGTTCACATTACCACTTGTTGTCAAACGCGGAGGAATTCAAAAAGGAACGTTACCTATTAATCTATCAAATCTTAACAACCTTATACTCATCAATGAACCTATTTACAATGACTCAGTGGTTGAATTTGTTCACACTTTTTCGCCATTCGGGTTAAGAGCTTTGTCCGTTTCACCTTCTTATGGATTAGCAGAGAATTGTACTTTTGTTTCTACTGCATGGAGGGATCATAATATAGAAGCCTACTCTAGCTTCTCACATTTTCCAACTCACAAAAAGCTTTTACCAGTTGCGAGGCTCGAGGAACAAGAAGACATGGAAATCATGGTTGTTAACGAAGAAACACTCGAGCCTGTTGAAGATGGTGTTGAAGGAGAAATTTGGGTTTCATCTCCAAGTAACTGTTTTGGTTACCTTGGTCACCCTTCTTTAACAAGAGAAGTTTTTCATGCAAGAATCAGAAACAAAGTTCGTAGGTGTTTCCTACGAACGGGTGACAAAGGAATAGTGAAAGGCGAAAAAAGATATCTCTATGTTACTGGTAGAATTCAAGATACTATAAAGCTTCAAAATGGTGAAAAGATTCAACCACATTACATAGAGACTGCAGTTTTCAACAGTTTTCCGAAGCTACTACGAGGAGGTTGTGTTGCAGCATTTAAAGTTTTAGCGACGGTTGTAATTGTCGCGGAGATGCAAAGAGTCGAAAAAGATGTGGATGAGGGGATTCTAAGGAGTGTTTGTGAAGGAATTAAAGAaagtgttttgaaaaaagaatgtGTTGAAGTTGGATGGGTGGTTTTGGTTAAGAGTGAATGTGTTCCGAAAACTACTTCGGGGAAATTACAAAGATGGGCTGCTAAAGAGAAGCTTCTAGAAGGAAAAATGAAAATTATGATGGAGATGCGGTTTGGAAAAGATGTTGCGAGGATAAAACACGATGTAGCGAAAAAATCGGAGGTGGAAAAGAAAGATGATCGTGTAAATGGTTTAGGTTTTGGTGCAGAAACTCGTAGCTCATTGATCTCACATCTATGA